Proteins from a genomic interval of Harpia harpyja isolate bHarHar1 chromosome 9, bHarHar1 primary haplotype, whole genome shotgun sequence:
- the LOC128146536 gene encoding ephrin-A3-like, whose protein sequence is MAARLPAFLPLLPLLLLLPGRGPPGALGNRHAVHWNSSNLHLRREGYTVQVNVNDYLDIYCPHYNASVPEHRLEQYVLYMVNAEGYRTCNTSQGFKRWECNRSFYMIVLNK, encoded by the exons ATGGCTGCTCGGCTGCCTGCGTTCTTGCCCCTGCTCccgttgctgctgctgctgccgggccGGGGGCCACCGGGAGCCCTGGGCAACCGGCACGCCGTGCACTGGAACAGCTCCAACCTGCA CCTGCGGCGGGAGGGCTACACGGTGCAGGTGAACGTCAACGACTACCTGGACATCTACTGCCCACACTACAACGCCTCAGTGCCCGAACACCGGCTGGAGCAGTACGTGCTCTACATGGTGAACGCGGAGGGCTACCGCACCTGCAACACCAGCCAGGGCTTCAAGCGCTGGGAGTGCAACCG